DNA sequence from the Acanthopagrus latus isolate v.2019 chromosome 15, fAcaLat1.1, whole genome shotgun sequence genome:
atattaataaattaattcaacTGATATTGTGTTCTTTGCATATAAACAGAAACAGGTTTGATCACTATTTACTAGCTATACATATAAAATCTTTCCTCTGAAGATACACCCACATTGACAGAGACAACATGCTACATCCAGTTTGAACGACAGATTGTCATCAATTAGTGTTTCCACCTCAGGGTGTGCAGGGTTCCACTGAAGCATTGTGTCCCCCAGGACGGGATTTTCATGGGAAACACTCAGAGCCATTAGGGATGACTAATCCTTACCTCGTTGTAGCGAGCGATGAGGGGCTGTCGGGAAGCTATTGTGGTAGTGCCGTCCATTTTCAGGTACGAGTAGTTATTCTCCGTCACAAACACCTCCAAGATGTGCAACATCTGGAGACAATAAAGATGGCAGAGAGGCAGTGAGAAACGGAAGACGGGGAGAgtaacacagagagaggaaaagagtggCTGAGGTTTGGATTATCTCTAAAAGGATTAGAGCAGATTAATATTACATGGACAGAGATACCGACAGGGAGGGTCTCAGGTTCCCTCTGAGGTATAATCTCATTGGTATTGACTGCAACAGCTGGGGCCTcgctcacatacacactttgtctctctctcacttacaCTTGTGCAATTTTACAAGCACAGTGGTTGtatgaacacaacaacaaatgcaGAGGCGACATTTACAAGTTGGCAATTAATTGGAAAAGCGATCGGTCGGCGAATCTGACAGTCGAGCAATGTGTTCCTCACCTGTCTAGACTGAGTGAAGAGCAGGACTCTATGGCCCTGTTTGTGCCAGAGACGCAGCAGAGACTCCACCACTATCAGCTTTCCTGAGCGTTTCCAAAAGCCAAATTGTTCCTCCTCGGTGAGCTGGTCCTCTGGGATTCCCCTCAATAGCCGGGGGCCGCCAGAGAAAAGGTCAGGGTGGTTACAAATCTTACGCAGTGCTATCAAACCTGAGAACACCTAAATGACACCAAAAGAGAaaggttttaaatgttattttattcatgaacaAAATTGGTTGACAGGTGACAAAACTGGTGTACAAGGTTGGTAGAGTTCGCTGTAGTTTACAgcgttgcacctttaaacaaataaacacatttactttaGTCTACAGGAATGAgttacataatttatttacCGACAATAAAGGCTGTGTTTCTTGATGAAGGCCCAACGGTCACTGCATTAGTAATGGTGGTTAATGGACTGAGAGTGACCACTGAATACGTCTATGAGAGcagatgtgcgtgtgtgtgtttgtgtgtttatgcacaaTCTACTGTGGTCACTCGTGGCTCTCCAACCACGTCCATTTGGTCAGTGGTGATGAATggtccagtctctctctctagGGTCTGACTAATGTGAGAAGACCAACTGCACAGCATCCTTAAAGAAAGCATCTTAAAGAATGCTTGAGTCAAGCTATTAGGGGtttaacaacatttacatggcaaaaaaaaataaaaaattccaCTGACGCCACCTCAAGGTGTTGTTCCTTAAGTGTACAGGAGTGTatgaacatacacacaagtGCCTGTGAGTGAGCAAAGTGAACTGATATTCATCAGTTAAGAGGTTAAATAATGAATAAGGAAAGTCTTGTTCCTGGAAGTCTTCCTCTCCGCCGAGAGTTTTGTTGAGAGTGCCAACACAATGAAAGAAGCATAAAACAAATGCAGTGATTCCACTTAAAATATGTAAGCCAGGCTTACCTGCATGTCCCCGTTTAGTATCTGGTAGACCTCTTTGGAATCTAAGAAGCCCTGATACACCTGCCGCTGTTCCTGTGTTAATCTGCAGAACAAAACCTAAAaatgcacgcacatgcacgcacagacacaaacacacacgcatacgcacacacacacacacatagagcaGTGTAAGAGTGTGTAATGAGCAGTGAACATCCACTTTAAAGCCCCTTGATGAAGTGCAGTGTGCGAGAAGAGAAATTAGAGGGAAGTAACGTGTTTTTTGGAGCCACTCCTGTCCCGAGGGACTGACTTAATGAGCTGAAGTGGACTGAGGAGTCAACCAGCGTCAGCCGCGAGGACAGACCAGGGACTGGCCACCTTAATGAATACCTGCTCCTTTTACTTTACCAAGACTTTATTAGCTGGCTTCACCTGACAAGGGCCATGCACATTCATCAAATACTCCTTAGACGTGGCACATACAGTCACATCCAATCAGATAAACACCTCCCCGGTTAAGAGATCAAGGCGAGGCTGTTCGATACTTCAACAGGAGAGGGTCAAATGTCTTGAGAGTATGATGAATACCTGTTCGTTTTTGTCAGGTAAGGAGAGGTTGTTCTTGACGTCTGCCTTCATTCTTCTGAGCAGGTAAGGATTTATGGTGTCCCTTAGCACACTTGCGCACTTAAATGCCGTCTGCACctgaaaaacaagaattaaACCTTCcagcacaaacaaaagcaacattCAGTTCACCGTGTCATCACTCACACCCGTCAGTGATTCTTAAGGCATGGTCGTCGTTTAGCCCCTCTCCCGCCCTCTCTCATCATCTCCCTCATGTTGCTGTCCCTCTCAGCAGTACGAGCCATTAAACATTGATCATAGGGCTGTTGGTCTCCAGAGACAGAGCCCTCCTCTTTCATCTACCACTACATCTACTACCGGCCAGCTCCACTGGACAGGGAGCAGAGAGCTTGAGAATCACTTGGTCCCACCCCACACTAGAAGCCCCACTGCAAATGTGCTGCTTCAACTCATCCAGAGTCGGTGCTAAAGGGCAGTTaacctttaaaacattaactCAGTAGGGGTCCACTGAGGGATCAAAGACACTCTGCAAAGCTGGAGGGGACAATAACGCGATGGGATTTAGGGTTGAATGGAGGTgagtggagaagaggaagaggagggatgCAGATGATCCAGTGATCTATGCTCAAGCTACTGAGTGGATTCACTGGGGGGTGTCTTCAGTAATGGATCCTACATCCACACGTCATCCAGCCCCACCCCACACgcatacatttttacaaacatctGGCTGTACGTACAAATGAACATCAGCTGAGGAcctgctcagctgctctgagaaTTTCGAGAAGGGGATAAGGCAGCAGAGCTTAGCCCTCTCTGACcatttaataacattaataattaGTAAAGGTTTTTATTATCGACAGCGGAAGAAGCATCAATAGCAAGCTTAAATAATTAAATCCATACAGTCAGTGGGTTATTAACGACTGAACACTAATGACAAAGGGCTACAATTTAGCTCACTGGCTCTCCACTTtagcctctccctctctctcgcacacaccAGGGATGTACTGAAGTTCCTTTGCATGGACCTACATTATCCTGTACTGCACTTAAGGGCTCCATCGCTCCACTATCTCTCTTTCTGACTTGCTTCCATCTAGCTCTCCAAAATTGTCCGTACATGCATGAGTGTGACTGATAATGTCAAATGACACTTAAGCCTTTCATTGGTCTCTCCCTATGCTATGGTTTCAGGCTGGGCAATATATCCATATTATATCTTTATCGTGAAATGAGACTGTACATCATATTAAGTTCATTATATATGATATGGCATGTTgccttttcctggttttaaaggctgcattggGTTTAATAAATGGAATTTTTTGAATTTATCAGACTATATTACTTGTTCTGACGTCATTATTTTCGAAATATCAatgattatttatcagaaaTCTAATTCTGATTCTACTTGGTTATTTTATGTGCCagtagtcatccctacaatattgtaGCAATATCGATCAAGGCACTTGTTCAAAAATATTATGATGTATGATTTTGTTGGCAAGTGTCAGGTTTTGTACTTTTCTATTTTCAAAGTAATTGAACTCCTTATtatatgaaaacattaaaaatctaATCTTATAAATGTGTTTCAAGTCCAAACTGGATAAGTTATTGAACACTTTAAAGTTCAGGGAGCAGAATTGAATAAATTCAAATTGTGCAATTTGgtttgtgtccatgtgtttcaGTACCTGTACAGGTGAGGCATTGCTGTATCCTCCCATGGTGATCGGCACAGAGAACTGCTCCATGAAGACAGGTAATGTTCCCAGTTTGCCAGGGAAGACAAAGTCAAACAGGGACCACAGCTCCTTCAAATTGTTCTGCATGGGAGAGCCTGACAGGATGAACCTGTGGGGGGTGCGAAActagagagaggaaggagaaaattAATGTTATGTATTCCTAAAGATCGATGTGAAGCTCTAACACGCTTAATGTTGCTGTTCAAGAATGAACGGAGGCATATAGCCTCTTAAAAGGTTGAAAGATAAACTCTGATGATGTTTAGAAAAGTGGAGAGGGATAATCTAGATAACAGACTCAAATTAAAAAGGCATAAATTACTTTTTCAATCCTACAATGTTTAATTGTATTGAAGAGTAGCTCTGTATAGCCACTTTAAATGAGTGTGTTCATGATGTGTCTGAAACAATACCTGTTTGCAGGCAGTGGTAACTCCAGCGTTTGGATTCCTGATCTTATGGCCTTCATCCAGTATAATATAGTGCCAATCCCAGCGCTGCAAGCTGTCCTGCATATTCCTCACAGCTGAATATGAGGTAATCAGAATACCGTGACATGATGCTATCTCTGGAATAAGCTTTTCCtgcaacagagaaacaaaaaggttttcatAAGTGCAATTCCTAACCATCTCTGGTCACTTGAGTGTCGAAGTAGGGCATCTCCTTTAATGTGGAttgaggagagaggggagaaggtTAGGAGATAATGCTGCATAAACAGACCTCTAGTGCCccccagaggaaaaaaataccctGTAGAAAACTTTCTAACTGaattatgaatatgaaaaacCAACACACATTAACAAGCAATTACCTTGTTGCTGGTGAAAGAGCCGGTTTCGTGTAGAACGGCCACCCTGAAAGGAGGCCACCAGGTGTGAAACTCCTTTACCCACTGGTGCATGACTGTAGCTGGGCACACGATGATGGTCGGACCCAGGCCGACATACCTGCAACCACACACACGGTGCAGCGGTGTTTAATCTCAAAACTACAATTGAGATGGGCACCAGGGGAAATCAGGGTTCATTTAACTTTGGATAACCTCAGCAAATTTCATAAGCAAATTTTAGTCATCATTTCTATACCAAATTATAGAAAACTAGGGATTTTCCCAATGAGTGGGAAACGAAAATGTGCTTTCATTAGTTAAGAATGTGTAATGCATTCAGGAATAAAAGAAATAGAGGAGCTGAGTGTCCAGGTATGATAACGCAGCAGGATGATCTTACTACAAAGATCTACTAACTATCTGCACcttacaaatgaatgaaaagaggtGTATGGGACACATGCTCAGCTCCTCTCAGAAGATTTACAAGTGCTTCgtcaaacgcacacacagacgcacacgcACAAAGATACACTAATGGGCTGGTATGAACCTCTGCCTGGTGGAAGCTATTGATACTTGGCCATAATTGAGTTTGCAAGCAATCAATTTGTGGGCGTCTATAGTAGACAGAGTATTGACCATCAGGGAAGCTCCACCCTCTAAATGCACGAGTGAAGTTCGTGCAGTAAAACAGATTATCACCATGTTTTCCATGGTTGGTTTGTTGTCCCACACCGATCCACACCCACTTCACGAGTCcaaaattcattttaaatgataacGAAGAGActccactctcacacactctctctccaaacacacacacacatacacacacaccgagtgtcagtgttttctctgatgTCTGCAGTAAGAAAGTGAAGAGTCTGATAATTGAAACATGTTTAATAATTCAGATGAACACTCTCAAGCAGAAATCCCCCTAATCAAATATTCATaccatacagacacacagtctcTGGCCACagtttgcttgtgtgtatgtgtgtgtgtgtgtgtgtgtgtgtgtgtgtgtgtgtgtgtacgtaccTGTAGTTGGACCCTCTGGTCCTCAATTTGCTGTAGCTCAGCCCAGCCAGAAAGCCGATGACCTGAATGGTTTTACCCAATCCCATCTCGTCTCCCAGGATGCCACCTGCCTGCTGACAGTGGAGTTCCCACATCCACCGCACACCTGTCTGCTGGTACCTGATAATGTGGTTTTCATGTATGCAAAAACTTAAAACACCTGTGTTCAGTAGCAACTATGTATGTTCAAGTGCAAAGAAATGACAAGTTAGCCCGGTAATTATCATCAACATGGTGTTTTTAGAAAGACAAAGCCGGATACATGGTATGTAAGAAGTTCTGAACAGATACAATAGCAATTACATATTGGCTTGTCAAACCTATATTTAGAAACACAGCTAGAAGTGATGCCACAGTTACTCTTAAAACTGACGTAACGCATAACAGTGACCTACAGTTACATTAAATCAAGTTTATGGTGCCTTCATTAAATAATCTTtgattaattattatcatttcattatcatttctAATCGTTTTACGGCTACTAATCAAATGTTAATGCTGTCGTGGTTGGGGGTTAAGAACATTTGCAACAGTGGAGATGTTGAAATAAATCTCAACTGGACTTACTTGAAAAGTTTTTTCCAGAGGAAGCCAGGCATTTTGAAGCCTTCGTCAAATTCTTCATCACTGTCGTCTGTAAGCTCCTCACccatttctctcttctcctccctttctcGAAGACGTTGCCGCTTCCATCTCCTACAAAGAGAATGAGTAAAACACCAATGAGGTTCAAATACATCTAACGGGCAAAAGCAattctctgttttactgtgacgGTCTAATTAATGGTCAACTTACTGAGTTAGAAGTCAAAGAACAAACTCCATTTCATCTTTAAACTTTTAGCACTGTCAGTTCAACCTTTGAGTGTCTGATATCCTGTTACACATCCTAAATTCAAGATCACACACGAacaagataaataaattaaatcaattccttttcattttggatttctctgcctctgtatTGGCATGTGACAGACGTGTCACATCCGGGCTGTGCCCTGCCACctaatgcatgctgggatagtTCCAGCTACATTCAACACTAAACAGAGTGAGCAGGTGCAGATAACGTATGGATGGATGATCCATTTGCACCTCTTGTACTCAGTGGTTTATTTAAAGACTTGCCTACATGTGTGTACAGGTGTATGGATAGCAAATGTTTTTGGGTTGTGGGTATTTCCCTTGAGCGGTAGAACATCTACAGTAAAAAGGGAAATGTAAAGGAAAGGAGTTTTAATGGTGCAGGAGAGAGGGCAGTTAGAGGCACAGTCGTCGCGCAGCAAATGAAGATTGATACAGACAATTAGTAGTGCGAGTTCCCCAGAAAGGTGTGAGGTGGAGAGGATAAGAATCCATCTTCATTTGGGCCCGGTCCTGTCACCCTGCCACAAAACTGGTCCTTTAGCTGGGCCTGGGAGACCGCACTCTCTAATTAAGTCAAGACTAAGCATTGGTTCAGTTAATTACACTTTTCtgcccccaccccacccccacccaacTACAAATACCGCCCGCTCTAATAATATCATTCCTCATATAAGCTAGCCCCACCATCCATGCCGTGTCTATGCTGTTGAATTGACATTCAATCACTGCAGTGTAGAAAAAGGACACATGCCAACACAATTTATTTGGCAGCTATAAATATGAAATCTCATTAGGGCTGCTCTTCCATTAATTTGAGCATTAGAGTGAGTGAGTGTATAAAACCATGTGCAGGAGGATAATTAGGCCAgtgtgagagcagagagagaagaagagcagggAGTGAATTTGCTTAGTCAAGAAACAGCTGCCAATCTCATCTGGGATTAACTCTCCTTCTGCACTATGGAGCCAGCAGAAACCGACTGCTTTTCTCCTTAACTAAAGGGAATAACAATAGCACATTTGCACCGCTGCCATCGCAAATGTGATGCAAAGTTAAAAGCTCAATCTGGTGTTTGTTGAGCATGTCATTTGCAGACGCTGATGTGAAGACTTGCTGatgaaaactttcttttcacacCGTTGCATCCAACCTTAACCACCAAAAAACTGCAGGCCACAATAATCGATGACCTGAAAAAGTTTAAAGCAGCAAGTAGACAATCATACCGTATCCGCTGTCTGTAGTACTCCACATCTCCATcatctttgcattttttgtctttgaccttctcttcctcctcatcttctgaACTCTCCGGGCAGTattcctcctcgctctcctcttttctctttactttcttCCTGCCCTTCCGTTCAATTTTTCTCTTGTATGGTTTCAACTCGTACTCCTCTCCATCGTCCTCCCCATAGCCCTCCTCCATGGCTTCTCTTTCCTCTTGGTCAAGATCTATACCTTCATCACTGGGCAAGAATTCTGATCCCTCGCTGTCggtctcctctccctcagcaTGATGCCTCCTCTTGGGCTTAGGGAGCTGTGGCTCAACCTTAGGCCGAGCCTTTGGATGGGCCTTAAGAGCAGTTATCTGGAGCTTTCTAATGCACTTCTTCATTTTCTTatctttggaagaggatttaGGTCTATTTGCTTTCCCCCTGGCACCTCCATCAGGACTGGGTCCGgagcctctcttcttcttcagaagagggcctctcttcctctcagtaGCCAGCTTGGCCTGGTCGTTCAAGTACTGGTCAAAAGCTGAGTTCTCAGCAAGCATCACTTTTCGAGGCTCCTTCTTTACTTCCTTCTGTTGGATTCGTGTCCCAAAAGGAGTCATTTGACCTGTCCGGATGAGCTCCTCCCATTCGGTCTCCTGAGAGGGCATGAGCATGCTGCCCAGGGTGGACGGCCCAGCTTCTGGACAACATACAAGCACAGGGCAGGGTCAGATGTAGAACTGATTATCAGTTCTGAAATGGTACACTGTGGAATTTTTTAACCACTACTAGCACTATGGGGTAATGTTTTGGTTTGGAGGTCACCTGCAAAATGGGATGTAGATGCATGAGTGCCAGCAGGTTTCTGCTTATGTTTTATAAGGAGGGGAATCTATTGAACACTGTCAGGCCTAAATGATGCAGTTCATGGATTTTGTTtggaaacaacaaatgaaaacatcagttttgTTTAGATAATACTCAACATGGTGCAGCCACaatatatttgcatatattcACTCACGCTGACAGGAAACAACTGCTGTTCTgcaccaaatcacacaacagCAGTGTCGCAGGAGACACCTGCAACACTGCTGTTTTAGGCTGCAACTTTTAAATATGTAGCCCTTATAGCCACAACCCTCACTGATGTTgcggtgttttttttgtttgttgttttgttgaactAAAACAATATGTGCGTTTGAGAGAACATTTAGAAATGTCTGCTGACAGCTGTTCTGGTAGGTTTGATGTTTCACAGTTCTGTGGGATTTTCACAACAGATGTACCAAACACATCCAATAATCAAAATCAGACAAACGTTATTGATCCCTGTGGGCAAAATTGCGTGACAATAAATGAATAGGAACAACCCGATTTCAAAAGCTGCTGAAAAGCAGTACACAGTGTTGAGTAGCAACAAATATACTGGCGTAAGACATGTtccaatacaaaataaaacacagctgtcacaaggaaaaaaaatcaggggagagttcagtgtgaaaatgtgttgcacTAATTTCTGGCATTTATCTGACTAGAGCTGACGTCTGTAATCAGAAGACGCAACATACATTAACATCTTGATATCCCAAACAACCATCGCTGCAATgctgcatgtatgtatttgtattcaCAACCTTCTCTGACAATTTCTCGATCAAGGAATGCCACAGAATCACACTCTTGGCTACAATAACTGCAACTGGTATTAACGTATTAACGTTTTGCATTGTTTctatgtgtgttttgatttgctGCACACTGGCCAGCACTGAACATGACCCTGATTTCACGCTatcaacaaacacttttttttgtgacCCAGTATTGATTCCCCCATTGATGAGTGGacaatgttttcattcaatACACTGAACATGAATCACAAGTTATCAATAAGGACATTTCACCTTCTTCTCCATCATCCTCTCCCAAGAGCTCAGCCTCCACTCGCTGGGTGTCCTCTCCCCCCAGAATGGCCTGCAGTCGCTTTTGTTTGGCTCTGACTTTCTTCAGCTGTTTCTCCTGAATTAAAAcgtgttttcatcatcatcacagtcccAATAATAACATTATACAGGGAACAAAGCAATTTATTGGTCATTATGCAACACATGGGCTACattatgaaattaaagaaatgattATGTTTATCAtataatttgaaataaatggtTTCACATGATGAATACTGtaccttattttctttctgccgTTTGACAGATTCAATCTTCCGACTGATATCCTTGCTGGAGGCGGCATATGGAGTCAGCTGCTCGATAATCTTGTTGATATGTTTCAGAGATGTTGTAACGGATCTGAAAcacacatcataaaaaaaattaagaccTGAGGCCTTTCTTTCATCAGAGTTATCATtgtttagatagatagatagatagatagattgatagaCAACATTATTAATCCCCAAGGGGAAATTCGGTCATTATAGCAGCAGGTACATTcagtacaaatacaataaaaaatcaGAGCAAATATAGAGGCTTTACCTGACATCATCGAGCACAGACTGGTATTCCTTCTCAGCGTCCGCTTTAGCAGCTGCCTGACCGGCCTCGTGGATTGCCTCGTCCACTTGCTGCAGGACACCTTGCTCGAGGACATCCTGGTCATACACAGCCACACCAAGACCCTGAAGTTCATCAGCTCCAGAACTGGCAGCTGAGGCTTGGATACGCTGCCGGTTGATCTGCAGCAAGGCTCCAGACCTCTTACCACCTGTGCCACACCACAGATGACAAAATATGCAAGTATGAGATAGCCAGGAGTGACTCTTTATTATGCACGCTTCTCTCTTTAAGTGTCAAGAGATGCATGGCTCACCAGTGCTGCCCTCCTCGGGTCCAGTGTTGGCAGGATACGCTGCTGCTGCCTCGGAGCCCTGGTTGTTTTCAAGGAAGGAGCTGACAGCTGAGCCTCCTGTGGCCCCATCTTCCTCTGTCCCTCCAGGGGTGAGGGCACTACTGGTAGGGCTGGAGAGACAGGAGGGTACCTGGTCCTCTGAACCGTCTACAGGCATGGCGATGCAGCTGCAAACAGAACCAGTCAGTGTGTTATCCTTATGCAAAGAGAGAGCCCTGGCAGCACTTAGACAAAGGGTATAACGCTACTTACACACTGCCACTATCGACTAATTTAATCACGcttcaaaaaaaggaaatgctaCCTGTGAATTTAATACCGTTAGCTTGCAGCTTATTCAACATACATCGTGCTAATTCACGTGTGAAAGAGTTAGCGTAGAAAAGGGGAAAGTGTATGGTTCAATATCTGTCTACAACCAAAGAATAAACTACAGAAGCGGGTATTTAGAGCGTAATAACATTCATATAAAGTTGAGAAGTGACACTGTCAAGACAAGTCTCTCTCAGCTGTCCATTGTTTACGTGGCTAGGCTCGcctgctaagctaacagccGAAAATCATCATCTGTCTCCGAGACCGGCTTGAATTAAAGCACCAAAACATACAGTTTAATACGGCAGGCAGTTGACGTAACTACGTTGTTATTACTGTCTGAATGAGGCGGTGTACGTTAAACCGAGTGCTGAAGCAACAATGACAGAAATTACTCACAAACCGTGGGGTTACACAACATCACTGGCTTGGTTTATGTCATGTTGCTACTCCAGCTTCCTGGTTTCCGGTGCCAGTGGAGCCCTAAGCCTCTCCGTGTAATGATTAACCTGTGTgacagcgccccctgctggtgcaCACACGCTGCGCCTCTTTACCTCTAGAGGGCGCCATGAAACCACTCATGTTCCTGACTATCAACCAGAGAGGATGACGTTGAACCGCCCCCAGTCCTATAAAAATGTGCAGCCAGGCCACATTTTGGTATGTAACGCGTTGTATTAGTGTTTTGCATAACCAGCCTGGGAACTAGTCAGATGTATGAAAAGGGACCAAGAAAGTTTGGGAGTTTATGTGTTGCAATCAGGGTGCAGTCCAGCCAGAC
Encoded proteins:
- the ercc6 gene encoding DNA excision repair protein ERCC-6; this encodes MPVDGSEDQVPSCLSSPTSSALTPGGTEEDGATGGSAVSSFLENNQGSEAAAAYPANTGPEEGSTGGKRSGALLQINRQRIQASAASSGADELQGLGVAVYDQDVLEQGVLQQVDEAIHEAGQAAAKADAEKEYQSVLDDVRSVTTSLKHINKIIEQLTPYAASSKDISRKIESVKRQKENKEKQLKKVRAKQKRLQAILGGEDTQRVEAELLGEDDGEEEAGPSTLGSMLMPSQETEWEELIRTGQMTPFGTRIQQKEVKKEPRKVMLAENSAFDQYLNDQAKLATERKRGPLLKKKRGSGPSPDGGARGKANRPKSSSKDKKMKKCIRKLQITALKAHPKARPKVEPQLPKPKRRHHAEGEETDSEGSEFLPSDEGIDLDQEEREAMEEGYGEDDGEEYELKPYKRKIERKGRKKVKRKEESEEEYCPESSEDEEEEKVKDKKCKDDGDVEYYRQRIRRWKRQRLREREEKREMGEELTDDSDEEFDEGFKMPGFLWKKLFKYQQTGVRWMWELHCQQAGGILGDEMGLGKTIQVIGFLAGLSYSKLRTRGSNYRYVGLGPTIIVCPATVMHQWVKEFHTWWPPFRVAVLHETGSFTSNKEKLIPEIASCHGILITSYSAVRNMQDSLQRWDWHYIILDEGHKIRNPNAGVTTACKQFRTPHRFILSGSPMQNNLKELWSLFDFVFPGKLGTLPVFMEQFSVPITMGGYSNASPVQVQTAFKCASVLRDTINPYLLRRMKADVKNNLSLPDKNEQVLFCRLTQEQRQVYQGFLDSKEVYQILNGDMQVFSGLIALRKICNHPDLFSGGPRLLRGIPEDQLTEEEQFGFWKRSGKLIVVESLLRLWHKQGHRVLLFTQSRQMLHILEVFVTENNYSYLKMDGTTTIASRQPLIARYNEDKSIFIFLLTTKVGGLGVNLTGANRVIIYDPDWNPSTDTQARERAWRIGQKQQVTIYRLLTAGTIEEKIYHRQIFKQFLTNRVLKDPKQRRFFKSNDIYELFTLSDPDGSQGTETSAIFAGTGSDVKAPKKPERPRPSHSLNHGSYAHKHSSANQNQTGADSRHSSINIPALRDVNTSPSSKNSQVKPNAIIGSQSPNQNGVDVEPNISANTQPTGQNNRDWDADMPAVKDSDSSHQHREKDSALKSPQKHREKRKHCNSSDSHKHKKRKHTKDARFEGHRISHLVKKRTFNKEASGANEGDEQKKSDDYVLAKLFKKSGIHSVMQHDTIMESSNPDYVLVEAEANRVARDAMKALKVSRQQCRLPYNRPPPPSARKRFGQKKNSLLVAPAVQPVSTSNKCKDAAIIKKSISKKPGSLAHFSGEGIETEPDSAPLSSSSLLAKMKARNYVSMPSSQREEEEEEEAGSGAPGSSSSPAPPTEHDELLVDLRNFVAFQAHVDGQASTHEVLEYFKPRLTKEQAPVFRELLRSICDFHRTTGQEGIWKLKEHFR